Part of the Lolium rigidum isolate FL_2022 chromosome 6, APGP_CSIRO_Lrig_0.1, whole genome shotgun sequence genome, gcaagctctatgtatttcttcattaataggtgcaaagtatatgatgcaagagcttaagcatgagcacaaaaattgccaagtatcaaattatccaagacattataccagttactacatgtagcattttccgtttccaaccatataacaatgaacgaagcagtttcaaccttcgccatgaacattaaaagctaagaacacatgtgttcatatgcaacagcggagcgtgtctatctcccacacaagcatgtatttattcagagaatgaaaataacaaaacaaaaataaaagcacacagacgctccaagtaaagtacataagatgtgaccgaataaaaatatagtttcaagagaaggaacccgataatttgtcgatgaagaaggggatgccttgggcatccccaagcttagacgcttgagtcttcttagaatatgcaggggtgaaccaccggcgcatccccaagcttagagctttcactcttcttgatcatagtatatcatcctcctctcttgacccttcaaaacttcctccacaccaaactcgaaacaactcattagagggttagtgaacaataaaaattaacatgttcagaggtgacacaatcattcttaacacttcggacattgcataaagctactggacattaatggatcaaagaaatttatccaacatagcaaaagaggcaatgcgaaataaaaggcagaatctgtcaaaacagaatagttcgtaaagatggattttattgaggcaccagacttgctcaaatgaaaatgcccaaattgaatgaaagttgcgtacatatatgaggatcacgcacgtaaattggcttaattttctgagctacctacagggaggcaggtcgaaattcgtgacaacaaagaaatctgaaactgcgcagtaatccaaatctagtattcactttactatcaaagactttacttggcacaacaaagcacaaaactaagataagaagaggttgctacagtagtaaacaacttccaagacacaaatataaaacaaagtactgtagcaaaataacacatgggttatctcccaagaagttctttctttatagccgttaagatgggctcggcagttttaatgatgcactcgcaagaaatagtagttgaagcaaaagagagcatcaaaaagcaaattcaaaacaaatttaagtctaacatgcttcctatgcataggagttttgtaaataaacaagttcatgaagaaaaaagtaacaagcataggaagatagaacaagtgtagcttcaaaaatttcagcatatagagaggtgttttagtaacatgaaaatttctacaaccatattttcctctctcataataatatccagtagcatcatgagaaaaatcaataatataactatcacataaagcattcttatcatgagtctcatgcataaaattattactctccacataggcataatcaattttattagttgtagtgggagcaaattcaacaaagtagctatcattattattctcatcatcaaatataggaggcatattgtaatcataatcaaatttatcctccataacaggcggcaccaaaagaccactattattataatcatcatatataggaggcaaagtatcgtcaaagtaaattttctcctcaatgcttgcgggactaaaaatatcatgctcatcaaagccagcttccccaagcttagaatttttcatatcattagcaacaatggtattcaaagtattcatgctaatatgttccatgggttttttaatgttcgcatcaaaccatccatgtcttaaatcaggaaatagaataagaagctcattgtcgtccattatgccaaactagtgtaaacaagaaacaaaaagatgcaattgcaggatctaaaggaaatagcttcgagtacttacaacggcgaaaatagcttagtagccgagatccggagtgtgagtaccttttacctttcctccccggcaacggcgccgagaaaatagcttgatgtctacgggtgcttctattcttgtagacagtgttgggcctccaagagcagaggtttgtagaacagcagcaagtttcccttaagtggatcacccaaggtttatcgaactcggggaggaagaggtcaaagatatccctctcatgcaaccccgcaaccacaaagcaagaagtctcttgtgtccccaacacacctaataggtgcactagttcggcgaagagatagtgaaatacgggtggtataaataagtatgagcgatggcaacgacaccggaaaagtgcttagcccgggacggtaaacaagcggtagtaacgcagcagtagtaacgcataaaacgagtaaacaagcagcgatagcgatatttaggaacaaggcctagggattacactttcactagtggacactctcaacattgatcgcataataaataactctttctcatatgtgctacatacactcttttgttggatgacaaacaccggtcgttgtgtagggctacaagagcacctcaatgccggagttaacaagctccacaacattcgatgttcatatttaaataaccttagagcataatagatcattgcaaaataaaccaagaactaacatagcgcacacactcatCCACATTACActttgaaggaggaatagatcacatcaatactatcataatgataattaactccacaatctacaagagatcatgatcatagcctacgacaagaaccacacggtgcacacactagtcacctttacaccatgcaggaggaatagactactttaataacatcatatgagtagcacacaactagtagcgatacaaagctcatcatatggatctcaatcatgtaaagcagctcatgagatcattgtattgaagtacataggagagagattaaccacatagctaccggtacagccccgagcctcgatggagaaccactccctcctcatgggagacagcagcgttgatgaagatggcggtggtgtcgatggaggagccttccgggggcacttccccgtcccggcggcgtgccggaacagagactcctgtcccccagatcttggcttcacgatggcggcggctctggaaggtttctcgtatcgtggttttttttcatatcgaggttttaggtctgggacctttatataggcgaagaggcggagtcggagggtcaacgaggcggcgacaccataggggggcgcgggccacccccaggccgcgccggcctatggtctggtgggcctgtgccccctctcggcggttctcgtgtgttccggatgcttccgggcaaaataggaacccgggcgttgatttcgtccaattccgagaatattttgttactaggatttacgaaaccaaaaacagtagacaacagcaatcggcacttcggcatcttgttaataggttagttccagaaaatgcacgaatatgacataaagtgtgcataaaacatgtagatatcatcaataatgtggcatggaacataagaaattatcgatacgtcggagacgtatcaatgtctcatcatcggctttcctttgtttggggcgccactctttcttttgtggtcgaccttcttcgtccagagttcgctgaattttcgcggccagatcaggccgcgccttccttaacgtgtgcatgtataacctttcggcttcctccaaaccacgtagtcgctgaaccctacgcttttgggaacggctgagtccatcagggcaccaccttggccggtggtacttatcttcttcttcttcatcgtcgtcttctaactcctcgaggtcttccccccgagaggactcagcgtgctcgttccgagatgggagaggccctagacgtttgaatactgacacgtctcctgcacccttcttcttctgtctacattctgggcagttgccgattgtaggcaatcggctcattcctgaatcccagcagtgtctgaagaagggacagtcccagtgcctatccacgtcgtcttgctctcttgacttttccttggcatggcgctcatatctctcctcgtcgcgatcatgccgacgatgtctcctggcgtccctgctagccagacgatctctttcgtcatcatcgtcgtatcgtcggcgttggtcgtatttactcacgtatttgttgaggaggtgatcagagagaggtcactgatatcgcacattcttcacttctccctctgtgatgtagcgcttgccatcgtgccggagccgatcgcgtggaacggcttcctctttgtccttgtcatgagagcggctgccctcgtctctgtccttaccagagtggtgtccaggtcctaccatgttgatgctgaacgagaaacctggctggcacctcccagggtaagtgcgctccaccatgttaacggcggggaaagggtgtgtgtcgactttcatggcgtgcggctgaaaattagacgcccttgttctatcgccatttggatctgcgacgccacaccactgcggtcgttggtggtatgggtgaacgtgttatgccacttgcggtatggctttccgttcagctctcgtgccgtggggattttgtggccttcgggtacctttagctgcttctccttaagcaagaggtcgaaaatttgctcagctttggtcacgtcgaagtcaaaccctcttggaaaaccttgtggcttaacccatttgcaggacacggggcttaccccccgagtccattcagccactgctacctcttgatctcccgcagagccttcatcttcatctgcctcaaccaggactaccgcacacttgaatttatcctggtacaactctgggtggcgctgttcatataacgacagcttctgaaccatatgcgccagtgaagggtagtctgcttgggaagccatatccttgatcggtgaggcgagacccaccaccgccaactcgagtgcttctttttcagtcaaacgagccgaatagcatcggttcttaacggtcctgaagcgctggatgtattccgacacctgtttctccgcgcttcgtcgtacttgtgctagatcggcaatgccagcctcggaagcctccgagtgatacgcaCGTGGAgccgttcttccaactgcttccaagtccggattgagtccggtggcagcgatgtgtaccacccgaagccgatccgtgagggactgtgcgaagaacctcacacgtagttcatctgatgctgagatcgtgcccagctgcgccaaatatcggctcacatgctcgattgaacttgagccatctgacccactaaacttggagaattcagggagccgatatttgggtggtagtgggatcaaatcgtactcgttggggtacggcttggaatagccgattgccctccttttcggcaccatgccgaactggtctctcaagattgtactcgatctgatccgcggtgctcggCTGCGGGAGTCGAGCtacgaagattcgctggagtggcatacttagccagccacgcttgcttctcaagctccgagccagctgcgggagttgagctcggaggttcgtcggagtggcatacttagctagccacgtacgcttctcaagatctgatccgagCTCCTCCTGTCTGTTCCGAAGTCCATGcttgttgcggtccggttcgtgagtgcccgattcttgcggtcggcacgtatgtgcacgtgtacccgtgagggatctccttaggcgcctcatacaagaactggtaatcactagggtcaccaccgatcttgtagacgacgaatgccggtgaactcggcacttcgggtgcggccaacgcgaacggcagcggtggtcgaggaccggagtggtatctctccttggtgagtccctagagcaggtctcgacggagagtactgatgcctcatgatttcctggatcacccgaagggcgacacgctccaaagtgttcaccaggttctcagaatggcggtgcagcgaatgagccaccatgaaattaatctcccgacgcgagacccggtgcgttcttcgaaggggtagacaggtccactccatcgagcgcgccttcgggtcgaaccctttccacctaatgccgtgtgagcgggtcctctggaaagagccgatgaggtcggcttcgaggatagctttgacctcgtcatacttcttcttgagctcctcagtcagatcttcgtacgtgactggagtaccttccgccatctcagatgtagatggcgatgcagttgatgtcgaagatggtcccaccgggcgtgccagaatgtgttgcggtcagaaacccaccggcgagcaacgacgggcaacacagtagagccgggaggctcccaggactgcggctggccctggtccctcgagcgacggcccgcaaagcctcggcacgcacgtccgatgcttggtgcagggcgtgccacctgacctatacctggtcaggaaggtgatggatttgcttcgcttagtttcctgcatggcatacacgtaaacattaaatacgagcctcgatcggctctcaggttatcatgtgaatcggctcaaggagccgatccacccatgattcgtatgaggtctacgatcacatggtggtcctgcttgatcaatataaagctaaaacgacgtacgacgatttagggttttcaccacataatcggaacatcctacgcgtgattgagcctggcagccacgcacggtgataataaaccaaccctagacaaagcctaaaaaccaacatgaagttgatccccggaacatcttatctagggctagcaaactacaccctacgtgctctctggatccttcaacccgtttgcaaggcctaactatgcagatattacactaatccttgaagaacaaggagcaatcataacggatcggatctgctaaataatgatcaagcgaggtgccgcccttacacctaagataggtgtaagggcggctaggcatctaagggttgcatggacgaaagcatgtgacacgatgaaacaatgctaaccctaacacatctatgataactacgttgctcgccatcaacaaggcttcagcacgagcaacgcatgaacaacgaataaacgtatacttgcctagatcgcaagatgcgatctaggcggcatgatgcttaccggaagaaaccctcgaaacaaggggttggcgatgcgcctagattggtttgtgatgaacgtgattgttgtttttctcaataaccctagatacatatttatagtccgtagactttctaacgtgggaataatcccaaccgtgcacgagccaaattctatctaaccgacacgtatcctactatatttacagatacacgggcaaactagctcaaactttgtatacaaggccgattcatgtatttcttccgtgtatattcttcaatcccatcttaatcgcggcccacctctgatccggtcaaattctggtgataacaacttcaTATCAAAGTCAACAACGGCAAGCACAATCTGGCTGGTGTAGTGATTTCTCCCCTGTAAGCAAGAGCCTAGCTTCTTGGCACTTTTGCTGTTATATGAGTGCCATCAATGGACCCAACACAATCCTGACATGAACATGAACAAATAGTTAGGCGTTTGGGTTGTAGAAATGTGTAAAGCACATGGTTCACCTTAAAATATGATGTACAAATGTGTAAATCAGTTCTACAAAGTGTTGCTGACCTTTAAATATGGAAACCAGCAGCGACTTTTAGCTATCTTGTTGGGAGTGCTAGAAGATGCAGGCTTGATCATCTCTCCTCTCAGTTCACCAATAGCATAAAGGACTTGTTTGAAATACCTAGAAACTGTCTCATTCGATCTCCTCCATGTGCTATGGATCACTTGGAATCTTTGGTTGTGCACAACAACATGAAGGAACATAGCCACTTGCTCTTCGATACAAGTGTGGATTCTATCTCTGAGCAGCTTTCTAGACCTTAATGTGTTCACGAGTTGGTTAAAAGGAGATTTTTTCACCATGAGCATGATCACAGCTTTGACATTGCCATTGATGTAGATGTAGTTCAGATTGTTCATCCTCTCTGTCGCAAACAAACATTGGTGCATATGTGATGTGGGGTCATGTGTGTCGACGAATGGCTCTCGCGTGCATACAGAAGACTCATGCCTGAATCATAGGTACGAGGGCACCCGCTTGAACAAACATCTTGTGCATGTCGGCCTAAGTATTTTGATGTGGCATAATCGTGAGCTAAATCGGCATGAATCAAAGCTAAAGCGGTAACAATTGGGGCGGGAGTGGATTGCTCGAGCTTACAATCTTCTTTGAAGGCATCCTCATTCTGCCAGAGACAGAGACGAAGGGGTAAGAGGTTGATGGAGGCCGGGACGGGTCACCGCTCCAGAAGATCGGACACTCTCACACTAGCGGGACAACGCGACGAAGAGGTTGACGGAGATGATCCTGGGGATCTCCGCAGTCAACCATACCGCCTCAGATTTagatcgctgccgccgccgccttttTCCTAAGAGGATTTCGTTTTCGCTAGGTGGTGACCGACTATGACGGGTGGTGAGGGTACTTTGCATGCCTAAACGCGGAGCAAGTTTCTAGCTTCCGCCTTTTTCGTGCATTTCCCCGCGCGGCTGATTTGCGCTCGCACGTGTCCCCAGGAAAATGGCCAATCCAAGCGTTTTTCGTGGGCTAATTTTTGGACCGCTTTAAACATAGTTCGCTACAGTTTTTCCATGGGATCTTGCCGTCCGAGTGGAAGCGAGAAGGCAACATCACTATCAGTGACTCCTGCCGAGCGCTGCTTTCCTTGTAACCAAACGAGCATAATGGATGGAAGATCTCCCCTAGAAAAGCTGGGGGCCCCTGTACGTACCCTTCAAAATTTCTACATGGGATTTGCTACCCTGGATATTTCTAGCCACCAAACAAGCCCTAAGATGACCTAAGCTAAGTCGGGCGTAACCGTAGGATACTAGGATCGCATTATGCTACAATGCCTGAACTTCTAGAAACCAGAAAAATAATCATCCAAAAAGCTAGTTGCATGTTGGCGTCACCTCTGCTGTCATCATCAGAGTCAAACCATGTTTAGTAGTATGTATACATcagagatgatgagccgatcggaGTTAAGAAAATCGAGTGCCGATCAACCGAACAGCTAAATTTGACTTGAGCACACCGGCGGCATAATCCAGTACGTACGTACCAAATAAACAAGGCGTTTCTAATCAATTCAAGGTTTTCTGATCTCCTTCCCCAAGTCATTTGCGCTGACAACATCAGCAAATTTGAGCTGTTGCTTTAGAACGAATCTTCCAGGGTACTCGGCCTACAGCCGTAAGGCTCAACCATTTATTGTTTATTGACCTGGTCTGTGTTTGACTTGGAATCATCTTCTTCTAGTCTTCAGCTCTCGTGTTTTATTACTTTTCTCGTCTTCCTATCCATTTCCATCCAGTTGCGACTAGTTCTAGACTACACATTCTTATTGTGGCTGCCCCATCGGCCCAACATATATAAAGCTCGGTCGACAGAAGGCGAAGGTCAGAAGTGCGGATCTGTACAGCAAACAAGCAACCAGAAGCAACGGACGTGGAGATAGTTCAAAACTTCAACTTGGATTGGTTTGATGGCGCGCGGTAAGGTGGCTGAGTGGATACGGAAGCGGACGATGCCGAGGAAGTCGTCGTCGTCCCGGCGCCGGAGCAGTACTCCCAGTGCGGCGTTGGAGGAGCCGATACTAAGAGAGGCGGCGCCGGCGATGGACAGCTGGAGCGGGGCTCCCTCGCCGGCGCGGACAAAGGCGGATTCGAAGGTCCGGTCGGCCGttcggcggtggcggccacgcGTGAACGTGGTGGCCGTGCTTTACGACAAGGTGGTGTACCACCTGATGTGGCTGGTCGAGTCCGTCGTGGTGGTCGGAAGGCTGGTCTTCTTTCTCATGCGCTACGGCTTCAAACAGCTCTAAGCTCAACTACCATGATCTTCAGTCTGCCCAGCGCTGAGGGGATGGACACGAAGCGTCGCTCTGTGATTCGTTGGTTCACTGTTTTTCTTTTCATTCGCCATTTTTCAGCTGCTTTTGACCCGCAGGAAGTTGTAAATTCCCTCGGCCCTCTTGTGTAC contains:
- the LOC124660601 gene encoding uncharacterized protein LOC124660601; protein product: MARGKVAEWIRKRTMPRKSSSSRRRSSTPSAALEEPILREAAPAMDSWSGAPSPARTKADSKVRSAVRRWRPRVNVVAVLYDKVVYHLMWLVESVVVVGRLVFFLMRYGFKQL